One stretch of Macrobrachium nipponense isolate FS-2020 chromosome 16, ASM1510439v2, whole genome shotgun sequence DNA includes these proteins:
- the LOC135195352 gene encoding lactosylceramide 4-alpha-galactosyltransferase-like: protein MALFVLAMLAFNITIHRNINRMIHLRKEMESLSISNGRDEKDRLNIRAPRFQREESEWKKSEFNIFLTETSCNSRPRYRAWCSVESMAKQNPKATVWYVMTSPEVDTQDGLVERLLEKYVNLRIVTISLEEVFRGTPLKELYDSGAWYIDTKWPAANLGDMMRMALVWNAGGFYSDTDIICIAPVTGLRNVIGLESFNLVNGAAFHFEKRHPILNQFMVYLSANFDPYEWGKNGPQAVSAVLRLVCKDDILSQNLKCRDVKILGSQAFYPVRPSMQKVLFHWSSEKDMTRRFPKSYTIHLWNKDSSKVPIVKDSGSIVDLASAAYCPMSREVATRKSHIY, encoded by the exons ATGGCCCTCTTCGTTCTCGCCATGTTGGCCTTCAACATAACAATTCATC GCAACATCAACCGAATGATACACCTGCGGAAAGAGATGGAGTCCCTGTCCATCTCAAATGGCCGGGACGAGAAGGATCGACTCAATATCCGAGCACCCCGGTTTCAACG AGAGGAATCCGAATGGAAGAAGAGCGAATTCAACATTTTCCTGACGGAGACGTCCTGCAATTCTAGGCCGAGGTACCGCGCCTGGTGTAGCGTCGAAAG CATGGCCAAGCAAAACCCCAAAGCAACCGTGTGGTACGTGATGACGTCACCGGAAGTGGACACCCAAGACGGCCTGGTTGAACGATTGCTGGAGAAGTACGTCAACCTGAGGATTGTCACTATCAGCCTGGAGGAGGTCTTCAGGGGGACGCCCTTGAAGGAACTATATGATTCTGGGGCCTGGTATATAGACACCA AATGGCCAGCGGCTAACCTCGGCGACATGATGAGAATGGCCCTGGTGTGGAACGCGGGTGGTTTCTACAGCGACACAGACATCATCTGCATTGCACCCGTTACGGGACTGCGGAACGTCATCGGGTTGGAGTCCTTCAATTTGGTCAACGGCGCTGCTTTTCATTTCGAAAAGCGCCACCCGATACTCAACCAATTCATGGTCTACCTCAGCGCaaattttgac CCTTACGAGTGGGGGAAGAACGGTCCGCAGGCGGTCTCTGCTGTGCTGAGGTTAGTTTGCAAGGACGACATCCTCTCCCAGAACCTGAAATGTCGAGACGTGAAGATTCTGGGGTCTCAAGCCTTCTACCCAGTCCGCCCTTCTATGCAGAAAGTTCTGTTCCACTGGTCCAGCGAAAAAGACATGACAAGG aGATTTCCGAAATCCTACACCATCCACCTGTGGAATAAGGACTCCAGCAAAGTGCCCATTGTCAAGGATTCGGGGTCAATCGTTGACCTAGCCTCGGCGGCCTACTGTCCCATGAGCAGGGAGGTAGCTACCAGAAAGTCACATATTTACTAA